aaccgATAATAAAAGTTTTGCCCTTATTTGCaattatttggctgaaaatgccgtttagccaaaatggtcgtttgaccgaaaaagtcttTGGACCGAATAGATCCTTAACCGAATATGCCGTTTGGTATAAATGGCAGAGAGAGCCATTTGGCCTGAAAATGTCCTGTCTgttaaacgaccatttcggccaaatgattttatttgGCAAAACTACTAATACAGCATTTTCAGGAGAAATTAACTCAATAATATCTCATTCAGTTATTGATCCCATACTCTGTTAtaaactagccttgcataagaggtaaaatatcaAAAGATAATCTGCAAAATACTTAAGGCATAACATGCtcaggtatttcaataccaaacgaataattatTTGTGATGCGTTTGTTATTTAAATACCCAAgcacagggattgaatcctaaagagaatgaacaagtctcaAACTTATCagctctgtatacatatacgatatgtagcataccgcgagagacttttttcgcaagctgtcctgatagagaactgattcgggaggctataccccatgataaatttcttttcgaaaGCTCCAAAtatggggagcactggctctgatgatgtatttcaacttgttctacacagctgtgcagcaACCAATACGAagtgagcgaaaacaaagcgagaatcaccatttttctttgGCGGCTGcccatccgattctgtttttttcgcacttgtatacaagtttgataaatttgttatcatggcttgttatgattcggaacagtttatgcctctcttttatcgttgttcgttatctattgagagcgatttctgaaAACCCTGCCCAAGCATGTTATgccaaaattattttgttgtatTGATTTTTGCTATTCTTTTCTGGTAGTTCACcttttatgcaaggctagtCCATACCAATTCCTGTAATCGAAGTCTTCGCTCCTCCTCGGGGAGCATCACAAATATTGTTCAGAGACGCCAAATCCCGTTTTTTGTGTTGGGCCATGACCCAAGCGGCCCATAAAGCCTTGGAATATTATTTCCATCATTGACTCAATTTGGGAATTTGGTCATTCTGGAGGCCCCCCGGATTATGACCGATGTAGCTGGAACCCGAGTGGCCAGAGAaccctgaaaatatcattttcatcattgctttgtgaaatcatgaagtttgaggtgttgcacgacctattttgactcaatttaaaaaaatggacatTCCGGAGGTACCTCGAATTGTAGCCGGATTCTGGAACCGTAATGAGGATTGATCCTAGTCAAAAATTGAGATCCATTCTgagcgaatgcaacttgttgcgaaggaATCGGTCTCTACAGcagtttcaatttttgaaagtcCTAAAAACAGACGTCAGGGACGGAAAGGTTTAGATAGACGGTTCATAAGTCCCGCCTTTttgttaacccttaaaggcgcaagccgatttttttagaaatcgtcggaaatatttttaacgtaaataactattgaaattattaacattaaacgtattttcagtttgttgttttaaaacaacattgcgcatttaagggttaatagGTTTGGGTGCAAATATTATGTGGAACCATAACACCCATCAAAGGGGCGAGACTACCGTGTCTTCTTTATAGATAACAAGAAAGctacaattatgttttccatTAGTTCAATTCCATACTTGTGTCATTTCTGTAATTAAATAACATACCCACTAATTTACTCCCACGAATTAAATGGTTTTGGTAACTATGTTTTAATGTTTCCATTTGACACATGCTATAAATTGTacgaataaatttatttttacattAAGTCGGAGTAAAATCTTCAACAAAGCCATGCAATCTGGTTCAATATCGCTTCCAGCCTCCCTCCAGACGACTGGTTTTGATGGATTgtgctttaaaaaaataaacttccAAGTGTTTATTTACACTTGAAAGCTCACAGCGAGCAACATCTGCCTAAGTTCTATCaccgtcgtcatcatcatcatcaactgcCCCGAGTTACTGCTTCTGCTTCTCCCGGGCAGAGGCAAAAATCGGAAACGACTGCTGCGAGAGCTGCGAGTTTCGTTCTCCGCCAACAACAGCCAACGATCGGAGGGGCACTTGATATCCGGCCACTTGTCGATCGCCTCCCGAGCACTCCAGCAGGAGCAACCAACGTAATGGTAGCACTTATCCTGATCTTCAACACACACACACGCTGTTGCTCTTGGTCTGGCCTTTCGGTCGGTAGTGGCCACTTACCCGAACAACCCCGGCCCCAAAGTGCGCTGCTGTTATGATTAGCGATCAAGAGTCTCTAGATCTGCTTTTTTTAATTGCTTGAACAAATAGAACGTATACCGGAGCAGCATCAAGATCGTACTGATCACCCACCTTCTCGGTTCGGCGTGTCATCATTCAGCGGGTTCGGTCGGGATGCCGGGCATCGTGACAGGCCAGCCATATGGTTTGTTTTCGCATCGGTGGCTTGAGCAAACAACGACCCATTCTTGACTGGTTGAACCCCGTGAAAGGAAATtagaataattttgaattcattACGGGCTCAGTGATTTATTTGTGAACATTCAAAAGGGAGCATTTTACTTCTGGTTTTTAGTTTGGgcgatttcaaaacaaataaaccGATATGCGGGCAGGTTACGATCTGGGAATTTATTTCTGATAGATGAGGTCCATCGGGTTAGAGGTCAGCTGGGCAGGAGTAACACGTTTAGTTGAGCTTGTTGAGAAACGGTGCAATTGAGTTGATGTCTTCGCAGTCCGGTACCATTTTGCCCTTGAATTGGATGCAAGCCTCGGCGCACAGGTGGCCTTCGAAGAACTCGCCGAACATCTTCTTGCACTGAGCGCAATTGTTGAAGCAGACCCCAATCATATCGTACCCACCCAAGATGTCTGGAAATGGATTGAGATaacttcaaattctaactcatTCTATACAAACAATGGAAGGAAGCTCTCCGTATTGTAATCTTACCAATTTGAGGATTCGCTTCGGATTCGGTAATCAGAACAACTACTGCTGCCAGAGCAACTAATGCTGTGGTTACTTTCACTGAAAACATTTTGTATCAGACAAGTGGCTtcgaaatatgttttcaggatAGGCTGATGGTAAGTATGATGGAAGTTTGCACAACCCTCATTGTTTTATATGAAATCTCGCCAGGATGTGCATTAGACAGTTATTTCCAGTTCTGCATTAGTAGTCCACTCTAACGGAAATTGCATGCATTGGATTAAATTGTTTGCTTCCGTTGGAGTTTTGCTCATCAGCTggttttacttttacttttctAAGCATTTCCGAAGTGTTCCACTTGTTTGGTGCATTTTATATCTAATGGTGATTTTGGAAAGTTCGTCCTGGAGCAGCGATTTTATTTTTCTAGTTCATTTCTGATGATGATATTTGATCTAATACATAGTTTTTActctgctatgaccgcaggtggcTACCAGACTCCCTTTCGAATAATCCGGAGCGTGCGTGAATATGTTCATTTTGGAAAGATCAGCGGATTTTTTCTAAAacatttctgacggtgatcttCAAGTAATACAGAGCACCTACTCTACTATGACCACagtggccaccagacggcttTCTGGagaatccggaacgtccgtaaaaatggtaattttggaAAGCTTGTCCCAGAGCAGCGGATTTTTTCTAAAacatttctgacggtgatcttGGAGATATTTCAAAGTCTTACTCAGCTATAACCGCAGGTGGCCAAAAGTCCGTAATTTGGTTATTTATGATAGTTCATCCTAGAGTAGTGCAATTTTTTCTAAGCCATTTCTGATGGTGGTCTTAGTATTaattcacagttcttactcttCAATGACCGCAGGTGGCTACCAGAAGGTCTTTCCGCAGATCTGGAACGTCCATGAAAATGGCCGTTTTGTACAGTTCGTCCTAGACCAACATTTTTCTTCTAAACCATATCTGATAATGACCAGACAGTTCGTCAATGCTCTTTACCATACAATATTGTATGGAGTTTTCCACCTTTACCATAGGTATAATAATAACCCAATAATATTCTACGTAAACAAATGAATAATGAATTCTATCATAATAATATgtgtttttttgtgtctttattaaggagactttcagcccgaggctggctcgtctcctgTCATAATAATACTAAAATAGTAGTTATTGATGATAATAGCCACATCAGGTATTCGAGAGATATTGGATACCAAATCAATACCTCGTTTAAGTTAAGTTATTTGACAGGTATGATGTGTTTGTATTGCCTTACTCGATGTACTGTAACCCGATGTGGATTTTGGCTAGTATGATCAGTTGCTTgataataattttgataatatgTAATAACGAGTGGCCAATCCTTGCTTAATGTCTTGTTTAATCAAAAATAAGATACTTCAACTAAAAAACtagaccgtctaagacgaattaagtactgtccatttaattccactagttaattttcgttatctttgcagatacgtatttcgaccacaactgtaaATTCGTCTTCAAAtcttgtactcgactcgacttgaagaaaacaatcgcatcaaatatttatactacgctagaaATGTACCTAATCCCTGGAAATCTTATGTAGCTAGAGTTTGAAATCCACCTATACAGGTACAAACACTGTTATTATTTAAGGATCAGAAACTTGAAGCTCGAGCTGCCAtttcctgatccttattcaacaatAAAGTAATTGTACCTGTCAGTGgattccaaactctcagctaggCATCAAgtttagattaggtacctagcgtagtataagatttttaaatttgattgttttcttcaagtcgagtgaTTTTtcctgaagacgaccacacagttgtggtcgaaatacgtatctgcaaaagataacgaaaattaactagtggaagaaaaatggacagtacttaattcgtcttagacggtttaatacattccactaaaagagcttaatatatttttctaaaaaaactagattgtttgttgggatgtgataggaacgcaagacggaattctaattggacataaaaaataagtttcTCCTGCATTtcaaattctaacagttactaCTAGACTTGTCAAGTTCAAGGTACAGGATTGAAATGCAAAAGGTAGGGAAATCCTTTTTATGTTTTAGCGATTGCTgcaacatgagaaatataaaaaatatacgaAGTAGAAGAATGCAATGGGCCTGGGATCGAACCCAAGGCCTCCTGCGTTTGAGTCAGAAAGGGCAACCCTATGACTACCAAGCACACTTTTCTGAAGACGCACAAgcctccttgcggatgaattctaaatTATTTAGTTTCTCGGCATATTGGTTTTTAATCCTAGAACAACTTTTGAGAAGAAGTCAATTttctaaatcccacagatcccgagatatcgaactaaactgatctTTTATATACACTAGCGCTGCCTCACGGCTGAATTCTGAACagaacagtttctcaacatattgattTCCAATCCACGAGGAACTTTGCAGAAGACGGAAACTTCCTAAATCCcatagatcccgagatatcgaaccaaaaTGGTAAGTTCATAtatactagcgccgccaagtggaagaatttccaatcatttttttcttgaccatgCGGCATGGGGTCGATCATAGATGGATTTAGAACTCGTTTCACTACGCCAGGATTTTTATAAAAAGTTATAAGAAACAACGCGCCATTTATAcagaaaattgactatttttaccgttggttccggatcttccggaggaccagcaGAAAATTCATTGGCCTTAAAAAGGGAGAAGAGCCGtgtggccgaatgccactagaccgaaactgtttggccgaaagggtcatttggtcgaagggccatttggccgaaatagtcattatgccgaaagggttgtcatgccgaaagggtcatttggccgaaaggatcgtttggacgaaagggtagtttggccgaaaaagtcgtttggccgaaaggtttgtttggccgaaagggtcatttggccaacaGGGTTACTcggccaaaaaggtcatttggccgaatagaacatttgatcGGATAGGATATTTGAATAGTGAAAAATCaggagtgagaagaaagaaagtgagtagtgttacgtctcacttctcatttatcacttctctcttgttacagtgagcagtgagaaaagagatatgatttttcatttttcacaaatgacaccttctgaagacttttgaagcttttcaaaacgcgtgttttgctataattaTATCGTttatataataatatataataatatcGTCTATATCTCGACAATGGaagagttatatcaatttacttgaaaatacataattttagtaaaattggtaaaacttgagataaaaaaataacatatctccaattttttgacataataaagaatataaattgctctttcaaatgacgtgtgaacatatttttttggtctgccctaaccaaagatatcaacttttgaaaaaaaaatgtaattttgacagaaaaacgattataactttcgATCGGAAAGAGatgttgagcatatttacccataaaaattgcattttgcagttttttctaaaaaatatagttttggcttAAATTCATCTtttcgcgtaaatctgtatcctggaccatagtgcagtggcGTGTATGCGTCGATTTTGAAAACGTACTTTGGTTGTGTGATGACTGTGTGGCAGTACCACGAATATttgaattattaattatttaaagTTGTACAAATAGATTAAGTCGAATTGAACTACCCCTTGTTTAGAGACCACTCACGTTGATGGTCATTTTTGAATTCACTCACGTTCAAAGGTTCATTGGTTCACTTGTTCGTGTTCTGCATCATGAAGTAAATGAGTTCACGATTTATTCCTGGCGCCAAAGGTAAAGTCGTTAGCCAAATCAACATGTGCGAGACCGGGCATCGACCTGGGTTCAAGTATCGTTGACCCCAGCTCTGTAAAATAATATTCGGGTTGGGAAGTGAGCTGGAAGACCTGGCTCTAAAGGTGGGGACGAAATGGTGATCCGAATAATGAAAGGGTTGGTATTCGGAATGATGATTTTTGACCTTTTTGAGAAAATAACCATCCTCGTTGTTTTCGCGTAATTTCCGGAGACGAAGATCTGAAATCTCGCGCCTTGATCTGAGGATCTTAAAACTTGACTCTTTCACTTCGTTCTGGTCTGTGGAAGAGGCGAGAGCGGTCCAAGTTAAGTCCCGCGCCGTGGTTGTGAAGTTCAGGTGTGAACTAGTGAAAGCGTGAAGAAACCTTCGAGTTTTACTTAATTAGATTTTCTTTCCTAATTTCCCTCAAGTAGATAGGCAGAGTAGCTAAAGTGCCTAAGTGCGTGCGTGCGACAGTTAAATTTAGTGCGTGCGAGTGCGTAGAATTTGGATGCGACAGGTAATACTGCTGATATGTGTGTGCTTAATGTGCCAGAGTTAACCCGTCTGTATGAAGGCATTTTGAATTCCGTGACAGATCTGTGGCAAGAATTGCGAGGCCCGTCACACCACCCTTTTCGTCAGCGACCGTTTTCGACCCCGCAGTCCAGCTTCGAGGCATTTTCCCGGTGGTTCACGTGGCCGGCCGGAGAGGGCAGCGAACGCTATTTTCCGCGCCCTAGGCAGGGCTAGAGCAACGAGCTGTGGACTAACCGAGAGCAGAAGCCAAGTTAGTCGACCAACGTTCCGGTCGTCAACCGGAAACAGctgcaaaaaaagtttttcggaGCCGGATTTGAACCAACGACCCCAGCATACAAGGCGCGCCAGTAACCCCTACACCACCAAGTGAGGCGACCGCCGCGAGAACTACACACGACAGCACGACAGCCACGAAGTCCACCGATGCACGCCCAGGAGGCGTCGATGGCGTGAAGCACGACGGCAACGATCAAATAAGCGTTTTTCCGGAGTCCACAGGAGTTAGACGGCCGCGTGTCGCACACGTGGCGACGGCCAACAGTAGGCGCGCCCGCCAAACCGTGAGTTCATGCATGTTTTCATAATTCCAAGCGCTTGGTGAAGTTTGCCCCTAGCCCCTAACCGCTAGCGTGGCCACCGATTCGACAGCCCTACCGCTCGTCTCGTTTATGCGTCGGTAGTCGGCAAAGTTAATTTGCACACCCCTAGTTACCAGTAGTCGCAACGCACGAATTTATCGCACAAGCTAGCTAGATAGAGGGAATGAGAAGAGTAGGCCTATAAAAGTATATAATCGGTAAAGAAGAGAAGAATAGAGGAAatgaaatgaagaaggaaatggttttttctttgtaaatggtcgaaaataaatgtttaaactGAAGCTAGGAAGTGTCGAATGAGTCAACGAGTCGAATGAGAGAAATCTAATGAGGTGAAGGGAGAAGGTTTTCTACGTTTCGGTcgttttattttattagtttaGGTCCATTTACTGGGATGGTTGGCCCGATTCCAACCAGGGACAGCTTTTCATTCGGACGAGGCCGTTCGAAGGGCTTTTGAGTCGAGTTCCGGTGATGATAACGGCCGCGAAGGCAATAATCTTGTCGTCGGCGGAAATCATTAGTCCGaatacgttttgcctttctcgtatactaagtatacggtaaaggctatatgatcgctccaaaaacaaactttttatagaaggcccggagacccatagtgttatataccaatcgactcagttcgacaaatcaaggtgatgtctgtgtgtgtgtgtgtgtgtgtgtgtgtgtgtgtgtgtgtgtgtgtgtgtgtgtgtgtatgtgtgtgtgtgtatgtgtgtgtgtgtgtgtgtgtgtgtgtgtgtgtgtgtgtgtgtgtgtgtgtgtgtgtgtgtgtgtgtgtgcgcaaaactactcaaaaaatgtcactcatttttcgggcacttatcctcaaccgatttgctcgcaacaagttgcattcgacgcagaatcctgtcccactgtttcctatttgaaattgggcagatcggattatgggatcaaaagttatggccaaaatacaaattcatacgaaaaaatcgcgtaaaaaatgtcactcatttttcgggcacttatcctcaaccgatatgctcgcaacaagttgcattcgacgcagaatcctgtcttattgtttcctatttgaaattggccagatcggactatggaatcgaaagttatggccaaaatacaaattcatacaaaaaaaccgcgtaaaaaatgtcactcacttttcgggcacttatcctccaccgatttgctcgcaacaagttgcattcgacgtagaatcctgtcccattgtttcctatttgaaattggccagatcggactatggaatcgaaagttatgaccaaaatataaattcatacaaaaaaattgcgtaaaaaatgtcactcatttttcgggcacttatcctcaaccgatttgcttgcaacaagttgcattcgacgcagacccctggcccattgtttcctatttgaaattggtcagatcggactatgggatcagaagttatggccaaaatacaaattcatacgaaaaaatcgcgtaaaaaatgtcactcatttttcgggcacttatcctcaaccgatttgcttgcaacaagttgcattcgacgcagaatcctgtcccattgtttcctatttgaaattggtcagatagaactatgggatcagaagttatggccaaaatacaaattcatacgaaaaaatcgcgtaaaaaatgtcactcattttccgggcacttatcttcaatcgatttgctcacaacaagttgcattcgacgtagaatcctgtcccgttggttcctattgaaaattggccagatcggactatgggatcgaaaattataccatttttttatggaaaaatcgctaaaaaaaaactcactcatttttcaggcacttttcctcaaccgatttgctcgcattaaattgcattcgacgcagaatgtctcatattttcttattgaaaattagccagatcggactatgggcttagatgttatggtcaaattactatttattgtgaaaaagagttcaaaaaagtctagctcactttcttagcacttagtcttcatctattccccaagcaacacaatttcaacaaatctggttgcagtaaccatattgttaCTGAATCCGGtaatatataagttactgtgattgatgtgcaatatgtgtgcttctcaggtcgctcgtaatagattgcattcgacgcagaatcttgtcccattgtttcctatagaaacttggccggatcgtacaattgggtcaaaagttatggcgaaaatactaattttaaaactacgaaataaaatgccattttttgctcttatgctcacccgatttgtttg
The nucleotide sequence above comes from Armigeres subalbatus isolate Guangzhou_Male chromosome 3, GZ_Asu_2, whole genome shotgun sequence. Encoded proteins:
- the LOC134220139 gene encoding eclosion hormone-like; its protein translation is MFSVKVTTALVALAAVVVLITESEANPQIDILGGYDMIGVCFNNCAQCKKMFGEFFEGHLCAEACIQFKGKMVPDCEDINSIAPFLNKLN